The window GTAGCAATCTCCTTAATTTGGGAGTCCTCCGAACACCAGACATTTGCCTCATTTCTTAAACCCAAAATCCTCTTTCTACGAAATCTCTGGGAGGCTTTACTGTGGAAGTATCTAGTATTACGGTCTCCCTCCTTCAAAAACAGAGTTCTTGACCGTTGGTGCCACATTTGACTTTCTTTGTCCAGCAAGTCATTAAGCTCAGCTTTTCAAAGACCAAATTAAATTTGCATCACCCCTTCCTTTTGCAGCATCTAATTCGGCTCTGTTAAGTTTCCTCGAATTCAACTCAATTGATCTCTTAATGTTACCGAAAGAAAGGTGACTCCAAGAGAGGAGTTTATCACCACAGTTTTTTAATTTACCTGCAACCACGGCCATTTAAGCATCTAGAGAGGAGAGGCCCCAGGCGTCCTTCACAGTCCGGCTACAGCCCCCATCACTTAGCCACATCTTTTCGAATTTGAAGGGCCTATTCAGCTTCGGGATTATACCTTCTGGGTAGATAATAATTGGTTTATGATCTGAGGAGTGGGTATTAAGATGGTGAATTGCCGTGCCCGGGTTGAGGAAGTACCATTGGTTGTTAGCTACTGCCCTGTCAAGCCTTTCAAACACCATACCGCCCTGCCTTCTACCCTTCCAGGTGAATTTATATCCCTGATATCCAAGGTCCTTAAGCCCACATTCGTCAAGGGTATCGCGGAAAGCCTTCATACAACCCTCATGTCTTGGACCGAGACCCAATTTCTCATGTGACCACAgaatttcattgaaatccccTGCGCACAGCCAGGGAAGGGAAACAGTAAGATGTAAGGACTTGATCAAGGACCAAGTTTCTGGTTTTCTTGCTGCTTCCGCAAACCCATAAATACCAGTAAAACGCCATTGGGTTTCTGGAATACTACCAACAATTGTATCAATATGATTGGGGGAGGAAGAAATTACCTCAATGTGGACcgattttttccaaaatagagCTAGACAACCGGTTTTATTCACCTGAGGAACAATCCAAAAATGATCAAATAGAAGTTCTCGACATAGCCGCTTCAAACGATCTTCTCCTGCCCAAGTCTCGGCTAAGAAAAGAGCAGTGGGATCTTGACTTCGAACCATGGATCCGAGTTCACGAATGGTGCGATGGTTCCCAAGCCCGCGCACGTTCCAACACAGCCAACTCATTGGGCTCGGCGGGGCTGGAGAGCAGCTGCCGCCGTTGGAGAGAGGTTGTCATTTTTGCCATTGCATGGAGAGGCTCTGCATTTTGCTGGAGAGAGATCATCAAAGGATGGTGGGAGAAGACGCTTGCCCAGAGAAATGCTTAGAGACTGATCTTCAGAGAGAAAGGAAGGCCTTTGGATACGGGACCATTTTTTCTCTTCATGGGCTTGAGGGGTGGTCTGAGGACGGTTTGTAATGTCCTGGAGGGGCTTTGACGTAATGGGTTGGTGTATTGGGGAGAGAGAGTCTGGGCCTGGGACAGACTTAGAGAGAGGCCCATGACTTTTCATTTGGTGGGCCTCCGCATGGTCAAAACAGGATATCTCTTGGTCAATCTCGTTGATTAGCTCTTCAAAGTCTCTGGTGGGGGGAGATTTCAAGTTGgtgtcaaaatttgaatttgacttGGTCTGCTGAGCCCCTGAATTTTCGAGATTGGACATCTTGAAGTCAATTGCATTAAAAGTTGACAAAGGGGGAGGGGTGGACACCGAGGCCATTCCTGTGGCCATTGTGGGCGGTTGAGTGGGCGGATCCGGTGAGTAATGGCCTGAgttttccttgtttttctttgcaaAAAAACCTGGAACATTTATTACATTCTTCCTTGAAGCTTGAAAAGGCGAGGCCCTTAGCCAGGGGCCATATTGTTGATCTTTTTGTTGGAGAGAACCTTCACTGTCAATCCATTTATTGCAGTCTTTATCACCATGGGTAAGGAGCCCACACCAATAGCACAAGTTGGGTAAAcgttcatatttaaatgaaaccCAGTGCTCTCTACCATTCTCCAGCGTGATGAGTCTGCCCCTGCATAGAGGTAGAGAAATATCAACTAAAACTCTAACTCTGATGAAGCTGCCACCGTCACTGTCAGGGGCATCGAGGGGTGGAAGATGGTTCCTATGGCTTCACAAATCTGCTCTGCTACTTCTCTGTTTCGGAACCTAACAGGTATATCAAAAATTTGTACCCAGAAAGCTACCTTCTTCATTTCTATGGGATTGAGGGTTGTATCTTTTTCATATTGGGTTAACACCACTAAGTGTTTGTCACAAGACCAAGGTTCCGTTTTGATGATTCTATCAATGTCGCCCCTGTTGTCGAAGGAGAAAAGCATCCGATGGTTacctagattttttattttaaatcctgACTTGGATCTCCAAAGAGGAGTGAATGTGTTGGCTATGGCTTCAATGTTGAGTGGGCGTTTTGTGAGGAATCTCGCTGCAATGGCGAACTCTTCTATTGCTTGCTCCTTTCGCAGACAGAGACCGGATCCTTCTTTTTCAGAGAGGGAAAGCGAGCTCCAATGTTTTGTAATGTCCTCCATTGATGGTGTTCTAGAGATTAGAAGCTATCCTAGGTGTTTCCTAGACCCCTGAGAAAAAGCCCACAAGCCTTGGGATAACGTTGTTATCTCAAGGGACTAACTCACCTTCACCAGGAAGGGACAACAATGTCACTGTCTAGGCGAAGTTTCCAGGGGGAGACTTTCTTAGCAACAGGACAActtgttttttcatttacaTTGTTTTGGAATGGTCACTTAACAATGAGTTGCATTGCGTTATTACAGTACCATGTTAGAGAAATTCAAAACgctgtatttatttatttatgagaatTTCGCACTCAAAATGTATTTGTCTTCAACATGCTGACTAATTAAAGTGTTGATTCACAAAATGCCTTGATTAGGTGCTTAGGGGATGAtgttaacctttttttttttttcttagcaaaGAAGTTTTTATTGAAAGAAAGCCCCACAATTGGAACGGGATCGCTTCCCAATTCTCATTTCCTTCCGCTAAATTTTGCAAAATGAGcaccataagttgaaattctattatatctattaaaaaaaaaaaatagtattataatTCGATAATTAAGAGAGGACGGATTTGTACCTAGAAGAAACACTAGGCAACACATGTTTGTTTTCCATAACATAAACATTTTCATTCCCATTTTTTTAGTAAGGAATTTTAAAGGTTGCTGAAcatgtaaaattattttctatctaGAGCATTTGTGATTCACAATACAATCTGAGCCTCCAGGAGGAGAGTCTAGAGGGAGATTTTATAAAAGCTTAAAAAAGGGCCACGATTTCCAATTCCTAGAAATGTTTAAAACGTTCTTTATTATTTCTAGTCACCTTCTCAGTGGTGTACTGGTGCTATTGTTGCACACTTGGACAGAAGTACAACATTTCCAAACAAAATATGCAAGTTGATTATTTTGTATGTGGGTGCGACTGTGATTGAGTTCAGTTCTCACAAGACAAATAACATGATATACCAAGCTATATGTGGAAAGTCAGTATTGAGAGACATGCAGTGCCTAGACAATAATCAATCATAGAAGACTGTATGCCCTCTCAAATGAGTGTTTTAAAGGCCTTTGGATTAAATGgatttctaactttattttatcAGAAATAGTGGAGAATCACGATAAATGTGGTGAGGATATGCAGTCACAAATCACAATGCAATGCTGGTGTGAGCAAAAAAAAGGTTCCAGAATTGGAAGTGTTGTAGAGGCAAGTCATTTTGATGCTAGATGGAGCGGGatccaaaagaaataaatggaTGACAACTTCTTATGTGTGCAAATACAGATCAGGCAATAAAGTATTACCAAGATGCCACTATTAGGAATGAGACATAAAGGAATACTGCAATCAGTCTTAAATCTAACACCAGCTGACTCTATTACTAGTAAAAGAATCACAAgcatccctttttttttcttaaaataagtaTAATTAACTACATGTCACTTCAACATTTTCTTCCATCTAAATACATACCATTGTCTTTCTTGTTCCCTTGTAGAAAATGGTTGAGAAGCCGCTTACTGGAATTTCTGTACCCCAGTCATATATTTGATCAACTAATTCACAAATCTTTTTAAACAAGCTACATACTGGATTGAGTACTAAATTAGCTGTGTAGTAAACACACTGATAGATTTGTTGGTACAAATGACGCAGTACCCCTAGGATCAAGATTGGGCATAAATTAACCATGAATAGCCAAAAGGGGGAGATGATTATTGCGAAGAGTAGCTCAATAGCAATAATTCCAGAAACCAGACAAATGAAACTCAATATAGGAAGATACCTAGCATCTTGAGGTCGTAGTTTTATCTCCGTATATGCAATGCGATGGACAATTGTAGCCATGAAGAAAAGCAAGACGATAGCAAAATGCATATGAAGTGTTGAGACGTCCAAGACTTGAAAGTGTAAACCAATTAAGGCTATCGGAAACAAGGTGAGGTCACCAAGAAGTGCATGAAATGCTTCAATGAAAGAGAGTGCTTCAATGCTGGCACATGCACAAACAAGAAACCCTTCagctttaatattttttttttcttctaaacataagaaaatcaaaatccacTTAACTtccaaaaaagaatagaaaagaagCATATCCCTTAAGCTTTATTAGGTTTCTCTCCCAAACATACCACAATGAGTGCAATTCAACGTGAAGAGATGAAGCCACTAATTAATTCATCCTTACTACAAGAAATAATCTTTAACAATTTGTCTCATCAAGAATTCTTAAAATTCAGTCTTTATATGCGTGTGTGACTGTGTAGTTTCAATAAGCCATAGGTCAGACATAAGACTTACTGTTCCTAAAACTTGCATTAGTATTGATGTAGAAATGTtaaaaacaacaaccaagccttagtccTAAAACTTTGGAATTGGATAGGGATCCTCATTTGTAATGTTCAtccatttttgtaaaaatttcaaaccctagTTTTTTATATTcgttttatgtttgtttttgtcTAAGAAGTGCTTTCCTAATGGCAAATGGAGAGGTAGCTTACGGAAGCCTAACAGAGCTAATCTCAAGTGGGCAAAGTGCTAACTTTTGAACCATGGATAGGCAAGGTGAAAATAGGCCAAATCTCAAGTGGGTTATTTGTAATTACCCCAAAAAAACCTCTACTAAAATTACTTCATAGAACATTGCTGTCATAAAGAgcgatctttttttttttttttttggaaaactcaTAAAGAGCAATCTGAAGAAAGCATAGGAAGAAAGTTTCTTCATTGTGAGAATCTTGAAAGCAAAAGGACGATCTGAAGTAGAGATTTTCATGGAAAACTGTGTATATTTGAACAATACTCAAGAAAATGTATGAGGGCAGatttgttctttggttttcctCATAAAGGAAACTAGTCAATGCCACTAAGCTATATGACTTTTGGCATTCAAAGTAAATTGTATTAGAAGTGATGAACCTCCTAGTTAACAGACACACACAAACCTAGTGCCTGGGCTCTCTAGGCTAAGTTTTGTGAAGGCTGACATCATGGATGCATGATAATTTAATAACACAACCAGGCCTTGCTAACATAAAAATCTTCAAGGATCTCAACCCTTAAGGCTGCATTTGGGAGCATGGATTTagattttggatttggatttgggtttcaaATCAATCAAGGGATTTGGACATCATTATTTTGCAATTTATGGGTTTTTAATCCCTTTGGATCATTTATATGCTTAgaagtatttgaatttatttctATATCGGTAGGGGGAAAAATAGAAGCGAAAGTTACATATTAAtcaaagaacaaacaaataaacgTTATTTCCATTTATGGTTACATAATCTAAAGTAACATAACTTTCTAGTGAAAAAAGTCATAATTAACATATAATTGTAATGTGTAAGATACAAATAAATGTTAAATCTTaagaaaaaatttgtcacaAACACCattcaatcaaacaaataaatcaaCTTAGCCAGTTTTCAACAATTCAGCATCtgatacccccccccccccccaaaaaaaataaataaataaactaggAGTTCAACAGGGGCATAAACTCTAGTCAAAATCTCAAGCCTTGACTATCTTAAATCAACAAACACAACAAGAAACCCAACTGGAAAAGGAATAAAACCcatctcttcttcctcttttttccaTCTCATTCACACTACGTTTTCGTTGGATGCACAGATCTCATCTATCATAGGCCTTAAATATCAGAGAAGCTtggaaaacttaaaagaaaacatACAACAATGCCAATATAGAAAAATACCTTTTCCCCTTTCCTTGCtgctaatttttaaaataatcagAATATGCCCCAACAATGATAATGGGCAACTCTTTTCTTAAATCTTCAAAGACcacaaaaacaaccaaacaaacaacacACACTTCCTTCCCCTTGAAAGAGGAAATTATGACTATTTGATAGAGAAATTATGTAGGGTTTTATGGTTTTCATAGGTAAGAGTAAGGGCTTAACTTGGGGTTgtatagaagaagaaaaagatagaaattaaTAGGGCTCAGAATTGACACCAGAATTTAGCTCATAGGCTTGCTCCTGCACAAGTTTGGTACTGGGAAAAAATACTTGGCTACAACTTACTTTGGATTCCATACTTTTCTACAAACAACTCCTGGTCCATAATAGGAGGCAGATCATCATTTAGATAAGTAAACTTCTTACTATCAAAAGAAAATCCTCAATAACCTGGGCCCATTGTGCATAATAACTCCCCTTAAGAAGAATCAAAGTAACAGAAAGCATATTAAATGGGAATAAGAAATTGGGCTGTATACCTTCCTTGGATTCCAATAAGCACCCAATTAAGACAAAGAAAGTAAACAAGTGAATAAGACGCAGCACccatgagcaacactaaaaatAAATAGCAACCAAAACAATGGCTGACACTCAGATGCAGTCCACAATTCCCAAAAGACAATCACCCACACTCCTCACAACCCAGAAATTAGAAAAGCAACACGACAGTTCCAAACCAACATATCTGTTGCAACCATGGAACATTAAAATGCTACTACTTTACAAATTCGAATATTCAAGATTTATTTTGTGGGGCCATGCTTGAAGTCTAGTTGAAGTAAAAGTCATGTGATGTTAAAGGTCCAGTTGTGTGTCTTTGGGTTAAAACAGTTTTTAATAtgggattttattttgtaagtTATGGTCAATTTTGTATTTAGGAGCAAAGTTATAATTTCTGCAATCCCTATAAATTAAAGATATTTTGGTAGTTTCACAACTTTAGTTGAGTCCAGGATTTTTTAGGAGATCTTAAATATCTTACGCTTTATTTTCTTAGACTCCAATGAAGTGTAACATAAAATACAATAGGATGCAGTACCTGATTGAGCTAAAGTGGAAGCAAAGGAAGAAGCAACTCCCTTTTGCTGAGCTAGGAAGTGAGTATACTCTTCCTTTGGTATGGATCAATTCCAACTCTAGAGTCATCTTGGGAGTTTAATGTAGCCAATGAAGGACAAAGTTCAAGCATAGTATACATTACAGTTTTGCCTTTGAATACAAAATTGACCATAATATGTTAATTAAAACCCATATTGAAACCGTTTTAACCTAAGGACACATATAACTAAACCTTCAAATCAAATGGTTTTTACTTTAATTGGACTTTCACACATAGGCCCTAAGAATAATTTTGAAGTAATAACAAATTCATCTTCTATGGCTGCATCAAATCCCTAAAAAAACCAGTGACTCTAAAAGTAAAACATATCATGAATTAAGAAACCCAATTCACATAAAACAGATGCAAAATGAAAAtggaaagccaaaaaaaaaaaaaatcaattatccATAGCCGCTAAAGATAAACAGGCCTTCCAGCTTCAACtgataattttaacaattatcgTATTAATAAGTATCATAGACATAATGCTTCACTAATCCTTCAAAATAATCCCAAATTATGCATATTCAGGAGCTAACCCCTAAGTACAATGAGCAACACAGGCACATTAACGTCCTGTGGCACTCATTCACCCCTTCAGCTTCTTCAATTCGAAAAGGTAgtgtctttttcatttttttattggtaaatagCAACTTGAAGTGAAGGCATTATTGAACGAAAGAGATGCCTGGTCGGTAAATCTATGTCCCATTCTTCAGGTATAGTTTGTTTGATCACAGATTGGCAGGTGATTcgtcctccccccccccccccttttgtCAGTCGTCTTGATACGTTAGAGGGTGTTGAGCTAGCTTCGTTGAAGAGGCTTGATGGGAAAGAGAGGTGAAAAAGGAGAACTTAAGGAAGGTCTCTCTCTACCTCACAAGCTCTTGGATTCCACAGCTAAGGATTACTTTGGCGGATTTTAGGTGAGGGTGGAGTAGTAGGATAGGGAACCTCAGGCATCTAGGGAAATTTTCACATATAATATCGGTGGTGCTAGCACTCAAGACCATTTTGAAGGGGGAGTTGGATCATAAAGAAGAGTTTGTTCCTTTGCTTGAAGAAGAACAATCCTACCGGACTCATTTGAGATAGGAATGGCTAAACTTATTGTCCCAGGAAGAAAGCTAATAAAAGCAAAGGTCAAGAATATCTTGATTTAACAGAAGTTAGTCAAAATATCGCTTTTCTCCATCGTACTATGATTGCTAGATGGCAGTCCAAGCTCCTTAATATAATTCCTATCGAATGGGAATTTGTAGTAGTGTTGGTGAGGGTATAGAGAATAAATTCATCTAGACAAACATATTTATACCAGAACCCAAATCTTTTTGATAGGCGATAAAGAGcttccaaaatcaaaaccttCAATCTGATCACTAAATTAACAACCGCATTGAAGTTAAAACTTACagaaaacaaaaggcaataaatcaattatgaaacaaaaattgatccaagaaacaatcaaatttgaaagaCGAAGAAATAGAGAGATTGAAGCTAGAACCCAAACCCGTTCAGTCGGTGATAAATAGCTTCCAAAATTGAATTCTTCAATTTGATGGCTAAATCCAGAGCCGCATTTAAGCTgaaacttgaaggaaaaaaaaaaatacaattaattatcaaataaaaattgatcCAATCATCCAAGtgacaataaatttgtaaatttaaaaaactaaggACTAGGGTTAATAAATCTAGAACCCAAACCTGTTCAGTAGGCTATAAAAAACATTCAAAATTAAAGCTTTCAATCTGATCGTTAAGCTCACGGCCGCATTTGAGTTGAAActgattcaaagaaaaaaaaattacaaaaattgatGCGAAGTAACAATCAATCAAACATATAAATTGGATAACAAAGAAATAGATGCCTTGAAACTGACCGGGAAGGAAGCTATGTTAGGAATAATTTTGGTTAGGGTTAAggttgaggttttttttttaaatgggttaAGGGGGCTATGTTAGGAATAAATTCCTAACCTTTGCTGCTCGACGTATGTCGTTGTATGAAATCACTGGATTTTGGTGTTCTGAAATCCACGTTTCTTAACGCATCCCAGACCTGCAACGACAAACTTACATTGCCGCCGCCATTGAAGCTCACAACGCTTCTGTCCGCTGCCGAAgccataataaataaatttttttttttaaaaagggggaaaatttGACGGTTGACAGTGGCACCAATTTGACGGGTAACAGGAAGCACAATCTCCTTTTcagaggaaaaacaaaatgaaatgagGCTGGAGTATCTCCTTTAAATGAGAAGGTACGGTAGAGGGGGATTGAGATCAATTCACCTATTCTCactcacaaatatttttatactttttactttttatcttttgactccctcttaatatattttatttcatgaCGATCaaagtttttctccaaactaatttagagaaaaattctttaaatttatcgtatatttttttttaaggtgtgaattttgaaaatctaaccgttaaatttcatattctttatgttcttaacatgcatatcaaatttcgttcaaatcggatgttatttactatttgataataatcttattttttatatacaactttaaaccacaaaaacttgaaattataacatttatttgatgacatagcaattgatctttgatctttttgaaattttgtaatcatTAAGTatgtaataagaacatgcaatctaacgattagatttttaaaattcacactcaatataaagatatatgatgagtttgtaagatttctttccaactaatttggagagaaactttgttctttcATGATTAtgattgaaagtttttttttttttttttttttttttactttcaatctCAGTTATTGATTACAATTACATCAAGTGCAATACCCTAGGTGCTACACTTGATCTCAATCCTAGTAGAGGGTCAACATGTGGGCCCACTAGTGTGTGATGTTCCCATGTAATGAAAGGGATCTGCTATATAGGACATCCTTTCAGcttttaattagtaaaatacCACCATACACGTGATAGTCATttcataagtataagtgtttgtagaGTATAAGGGGTAAGAGTCAGGGATCAAGTTTCCAAAaagaagtttcacacacatatatacttagattatgttaaagtaaaatttctatattgtataaaaaaaaaaaaatagtaaaattttttgcTTAAATACATGTACCAACTAATGTTCCGTTTGtctcaataaaaaaacattatggAAAGATAGCTTTTCATGTTTTCTAATagcattagaaaaaataatttaaagaaaaattatttttgattaacaaaaaatatatggcTTATTTTAAGAGATTGTTTTTACTAAATTATTTTAGAgaacaactctatctcaca of the Quercus robur chromosome 10, dhQueRobu3.1, whole genome shotgun sequence genome contains:
- the LOC126703420 gene encoding uncharacterized protein LOC126703420 isoform X2, whose translation is MAAAIFNSNAAVSLTIRLKALILNVFYSLLNSLNAALDLAIKLKNSILEAIYHRLNGIEALSFIEAFHALLGDLTLFPIALIGLHFQVLDVSTLHMHFAIVLLFFMATIVHRIAYTEIKLRPQDARYLPILSFICLVSGIIAIELLFAIIISPFWLFMVNLCPILILGVLRHLYQQIYQCVYYTANLVLNPVCSLFKKICELVDQIYDWGTEIPVSGFSTIFYKGTRKTMVCI
- the LOC126703420 gene encoding uncharacterized protein LOC126703420 isoform X1, coding for MAAAIFNSNAAVSLTIRLKALILNVFYSLLNSFSLNAALDLAIKLKNSILEAIYHRLNGIEALSFIEAFHALLGDLTLFPIALIGLHFQVLDVSTLHMHFAIVLLFFMATIVHRIAYTEIKLRPQDARYLPILSFICLVSGIIAIELLFAIIISPFWLFMVNLCPILILGVLRHLYQQIYQCVYYTANLVLNPVCSLFKKICELVDQIYDWGTEIPVSGFSTIFYKGTRKTMVCI